A single region of the Pseudalkalibacillus berkeleyi genome encodes:
- a CDS encoding YycH family regulatory protein, which translates to MDWKRIVHHLNKFYTSIWDNIEKIKSALLFLLIALSIFLTWNLWTYTPNINVLENEAPIKTAIEEGKKERLSNIIQPKQIIIHQDGKHFWAYAKSQKRLYKQLQSATLVNGEFVNFKQNAARDEIEIIYPTSIPLEVLKETFTFSNNNFLSNKSGNVEKVQVFKDNDQWKLQFVLENPPKGENPSDFKIPQFELTSDMQNTINSLITKTLEAGPKAEVSKVYITEEDTEPVYLPKEKMEIKSYSFFTNEVNIDQFVKALLLSKDVASRKFTNPNKILYMKLRNQITYYEDSKEFTYINWKNQEDGIQQNPIIQSLDFMNNHQGWIGEENDYHLYHYDSQLNSETKSTQKDLHYRMVMQGFPVVDDIPSNSISKIEIEWMNNQAGKYSRSLMYPHSVIEWSNVTVPDGEAVKKALERKLEVYPTTQISDVMLGYKAIEKDPASGDYVLTPTWYYKGLSSWIEIDFDKNETPTNKGG; encoded by the coding sequence ATGGATTGGAAGAGAATCGTACATCATTTAAACAAATTCTACACATCCATTTGGGATAATATAGAAAAGATAAAATCTGCTTTGCTTTTTCTTCTTATCGCACTGAGCATATTCCTTACTTGGAATCTCTGGACGTATACGCCGAACATCAATGTTTTGGAAAATGAAGCCCCAATTAAAACAGCGATTGAAGAGGGTAAAAAAGAACGGTTATCAAATATCATTCAACCGAAGCAAATCATTATCCATCAAGATGGGAAGCACTTCTGGGCGTATGCTAAATCTCAAAAGCGTTTATATAAGCAATTACAATCGGCTACATTAGTGAATGGAGAGTTCGTCAATTTCAAACAAAATGCTGCCAGAGATGAAATTGAAATCATTTATCCAACATCCATTCCGCTTGAAGTATTGAAGGAAACCTTTACGTTTAGTAATAATAATTTTCTTTCTAATAAGAGTGGAAACGTTGAGAAAGTACAGGTTTTCAAAGACAACGACCAATGGAAGCTACAATTTGTTCTAGAAAATCCTCCAAAAGGAGAAAATCCTAGTGATTTCAAGATCCCTCAGTTTGAATTAACGAGTGATATGCAAAATACGATTAACAGCTTAATTACGAAAACACTAGAGGCAGGCCCTAAAGCAGAAGTTTCTAAAGTGTATATTACTGAAGAAGACACAGAACCCGTTTATCTTCCGAAAGAGAAAATGGAGATCAAGAGTTATTCATTCTTCACAAATGAAGTGAACATAGATCAATTTGTTAAGGCACTTCTTTTATCGAAGGATGTTGCATCTAGAAAATTTACTAATCCTAATAAAATCTTATATATGAAGCTGAGAAATCAAATTACTTACTATGAAGATAGCAAAGAATTTACGTACATCAACTGGAAGAATCAAGAGGATGGGATCCAACAAAATCCAATCATTCAGAGCTTAGATTTCATGAATAATCATCAGGGATGGATTGGAGAGGAGAACGACTATCACTTGTACCATTATGACTCCCAGTTGAATTCGGAAACAAAAAGCACACAGAAAGATTTACACTATCGTATGGTCATGCAAGGTTTTCCGGTTGTAGATGACATACCTAGCAACTCCATTAGTAAAATCGAAATAGAATGGATGAATAACCAGGCGGGTAAATACAGCCGGTCACTCATGTATCCACATAGTGTTATAGAATGGTCTAACGTAACTGTTCCCGATGGCGAAGCAGTCAAGAAAGCGCTAGAAAGAAAACTAGAAGTTTATCCAACTACGCAGATTTCAGATGTCATGCTCGGTTATAAAGCGATTGAAAAGGATCCAGCCTCTGGTGATTACGTTTTGACCCCGACTTGGTATTATAAAGGTCTGTCGTCGTGGATTGAGATTGATTTTGACAAAAATGAAACACCAACGAATAAAGGAGGGTAA